A section of the Oryza sativa Japonica Group chromosome 1, ASM3414082v1 genome encodes:
- the LOC4324557 gene encoding cationic peroxidase SPC4 isoform X2 produces MASATTLVMLVAAVACLCAPAAAGDGNADATRQPPVVSGLSFDFYRKSCPKAESVVRKFVRDAVRKDIGLAAGLLRLHFHDCFVQGCDASVLLDGSATGPGERQAPPNLTLRPSAFKAVNDIRDRLEKACGASVVSCSDILALAARDSVVASGGPEYKVPLGRRDSAEFASQQDVLSGLPPPTAAVPALLDALAKIKLDATDLVALSGGHTVGLAHCSSFEGRLFPRRDPAMNATFAGRLRRTCPAAGTDRRTPNDVRTPNVFDNMYYVNLVNREGLFTSDQDLFADAATKPIVEKFAADEKAFFDQFAVSMVKMGQISVLTGSQGQVRRNCSARNPGTVAAGDLPWSVLEVADSFVF; encoded by the exons ATGGCTTCTGCGACGACGCTGGTAATGCTGGTAGCTGCCGTCGCTTGCCTGTGCGCTCcggcggctgccggcgacggcaacgccGACGCGACGCGGCAGCCGCCGGTGGTGAGTGGCCTGTCGTTCGACTTCTACAGGAAGAGCTGCCCCAAGGCGGAGTCCGTCGTGAGGAAGTTCGTCAGGGACGCCGTCCGCAAGGAcatcggcctcgccgccggcctgctCCGGCTCcacttccacgactgcttcgtgCAGGGCTGCGACGCCTCCGTGCTGCTCGACGGCTCCGCCACCGGCCCCGGCGAGCGGCAGGCGCCGCCCAACCTCACGCTGCGCCCGTCAGCGTTCAAGGCCGTCAACGACATCCGCGACCGCCTTGAGAAGGCGTGCGGCGCCTCCGTCGTCTCCTGCTCCGACATCCTCGCTCTCGCCGCCCGCGACTCTGTCGTCGCG TCAGGAGGGCCGGAGTACAAGGTGCCACTGGGGCGGCGAGACAGCGCCGAGTTCGCGTCGCAGCAGGACGTGCTGAgcgggctgccgccgccgaccgccgccgtgccggcgcTGCTGGACGCCCTGGCCAAGATCAAGCTCGACGCCACCGACCTGGTGGCGCTCTCCGGCGGCCACACCGTGGGCCTCGCGCACTGCAGCTCCTTCGAGGGCCGCCTCTTCCCGCGCCGGGACCCGGCCATGAACGCCACCTTCGCCGGCCGGCTCCGGCGAACCTGCCCGGCGGCGGGCACCGACCGCCGGACGCCGAACGACGTCCGGACGCCCAACGTGTTCGACAACATGTACTACGTCAACCTTGTCAACCGGGAGGGGCTCTTCACCTCCGACCAGGACCtcttcgccgacgccgccaccaagCCCATCGTCGAAAagttcgccgccgacgagaaGGCATTCTTCGACCAGTTCGCCGTGTCCATGGTGAAGATGGGGCAGATCAGCGTGCTCACCGGCTCGCAGGGCCAGGTTCGCCGGAACTGCTCAGCCAGAAACCccggcaccgtcgccgccggcgacctcccgtGGTCCGTCCTCGAGGTTGCAGACAGCTTCGTTTtctag
- the LOC4324557 gene encoding cationic peroxidase SPC4 isoform X1, with the protein MASATTLVMLVAAVACLCAPAAAGDGNADATRQPPVVSGLSFDFYRKSCPKAESVVRKFVRDAVRKDIGLAAGLLRLHFHDCFVQGCDASVLLDGSATGPGERQAPPNLTLRPSAFKAVNDIRDRLEKACGASVVSCSDILALAARDSVVAVNSGGPEYKVPLGRRDSAEFASQQDVLSGLPPPTAAVPALLDALAKIKLDATDLVALSGGHTVGLAHCSSFEGRLFPRRDPAMNATFAGRLRRTCPAAGTDRRTPNDVRTPNVFDNMYYVNLVNREGLFTSDQDLFADAATKPIVEKFAADEKAFFDQFAVSMVKMGQISVLTGSQGQVRRNCSARNPGTVAAGDLPWSVLEVADSFVF; encoded by the exons ATGGCTTCTGCGACGACGCTGGTAATGCTGGTAGCTGCCGTCGCTTGCCTGTGCGCTCcggcggctgccggcgacggcaacgccGACGCGACGCGGCAGCCGCCGGTGGTGAGTGGCCTGTCGTTCGACTTCTACAGGAAGAGCTGCCCCAAGGCGGAGTCCGTCGTGAGGAAGTTCGTCAGGGACGCCGTCCGCAAGGAcatcggcctcgccgccggcctgctCCGGCTCcacttccacgactgcttcgtgCAGGGCTGCGACGCCTCCGTGCTGCTCGACGGCTCCGCCACCGGCCCCGGCGAGCGGCAGGCGCCGCCCAACCTCACGCTGCGCCCGTCAGCGTTCAAGGCCGTCAACGACATCCGCGACCGCCTTGAGAAGGCGTGCGGCGCCTCCGTCGTCTCCTGCTCCGACATCCTCGCTCTCGCCGCCCGCGACTCTGTCGTCGCGGTAAAC TCAGGAGGGCCGGAGTACAAGGTGCCACTGGGGCGGCGAGACAGCGCCGAGTTCGCGTCGCAGCAGGACGTGCTGAgcgggctgccgccgccgaccgccgccgtgccggcgcTGCTGGACGCCCTGGCCAAGATCAAGCTCGACGCCACCGACCTGGTGGCGCTCTCCGGCGGCCACACCGTGGGCCTCGCGCACTGCAGCTCCTTCGAGGGCCGCCTCTTCCCGCGCCGGGACCCGGCCATGAACGCCACCTTCGCCGGCCGGCTCCGGCGAACCTGCCCGGCGGCGGGCACCGACCGCCGGACGCCGAACGACGTCCGGACGCCCAACGTGTTCGACAACATGTACTACGTCAACCTTGTCAACCGGGAGGGGCTCTTCACCTCCGACCAGGACCtcttcgccgacgccgccaccaagCCCATCGTCGAAAagttcgccgccgacgagaaGGCATTCTTCGACCAGTTCGCCGTGTCCATGGTGAAGATGGGGCAGATCAGCGTGCTCACCGGCTCGCAGGGCCAGGTTCGCCGGAACTGCTCAGCCAGAAACCccggcaccgtcgccgccggcgacctcccgtGGTCCGTCCTCGAGGTTGCAGACAGCTTCGTTTtctag
- the LOC4324558 gene encoding syntaxin-61: protein MSSAQDPFYIVREEIQDSIDKLQTTFHRWEKTPSNTGEHVHLTKELHTSCESIEWQVDELEKTILVASRDPAYYGLDEVELSRRRNWIGSARNQVAAVRRSVEKGKSNSTFSAHQDMGTSRSNHYTAQDNDDFIASESDRQLLLMRQQDEELDELSESVQRIGGVGLTIHEELSGQERILNDLSLEMETTSNRLDFVQKRVAMVMKKAGIKGQIMLILFLVVLFIILFVLVFLT, encoded by the exons ATGAGCTCGGCGCAGGATCCGTTCTACATCGTCCGGGAGGAGATCCAGGACTCG ATTGATAAGTTGCAAACTACTTTCCATCGATGGGAGAAAACACCGTCAAACACAGGAGAACATGTTCATTTGACAAAGGAGCTTCATACCAGCTGTGAAAGCATTGAGTGGCAG GTGGATGAGTTGGAAAAGACAATCTTAGTTGCATCAAGAGATCCAGCGTACTATGGACTGGACGAAGTTGAGCTTTCTAGACGACGGAACTGGATTGGTTCTGCTCGTAATCAG GTTGCTGCAGTCAGGAGATCTGTTGAAAAGGGGAAGAGTAATTCAACTTTCTCGGCGCACCAAGACATGGGCACAAGCAGAAGTAACCACTACACTGCACAAGACAATGATGACTTCATTGCTTCAGAATCAGATAGACAGCTTCTACTTATGAG GCAGCAGGATGAGGAACTTGATGAGCTTAGCGAAAGTGTTCAAAGGATTGGTGGTGTAGGGCTAACCATACACGAAGAGCTGTCTGGACAG GAAAGGATCTTAAACGACCTAAGCTTGGAGATGGAAACTACTTCAAACAGACTTGACTTCGTGCAG AAAAGAGTGGCGATGGTCATGAAAAAGGCTGGCATAAAAGGGCAGATTATGCTGATCCTCTTCCTTGTGGTTCTGTTCATTATACTTTTCGTGTTGGTGTTCTTGACATAA
- the LOC4324458 gene encoding thioredoxin Y, chloroplastic isoform X1, with translation MAAFTSTTTAAAASPTPCRPAALVARSSAAPLRSAAPVVVAAGLRRAAAPSRRGATLRVQAKKQTFSSFDELLEKSEKPVLVDFYATWCGPCQYMVPILQEVSEKLGDKIQVVKIDTEKYTSIANRYQIEALPTFIIFKNGKPCHRFEGALPANQLIQQIESALEVAK, from the exons ATGGCGGCcttcacctccaccaccaccgccgcggcggcgtcgcccacGCCGTGCCGCCCCGCGGCCCTCGTCGcgcgctcgtcggcggcgccgctccgctccgccgcgccggtggtggtggcggcggggcttcggcgagcggccgcgccgtcccgcCGTGGCGCCACGCTGCGG GTTCAAGCGAAGAAACAGACGTTCTCTTCGTTTGACGAGTTACTGGAGAAGTCTGAAAAGCCTGTACTAGTCGACTTCTATGCAACTTG GTGTGGTCCATGTCAATACATGGTTCCTATACTTCAGGAAGTAAGCGAAAAGTTAGGCGATAAGATTCAAGTCGTAAAAATTGATACAGAGAAGTACACAAGCATTGCTAATCGTTACCAAATTGAAGCATTGCCAACTTTTATTATCTTCAAGAATGGGAAACCTTGTCATCGCTTT GAGGGAGCGCTGCCTGCTAATCAACTAATCCAACAGATTGAGAGTGCTTTGGAGGTTGCAAAGTAG